Proteins from a single region of Sesamum indicum cultivar Zhongzhi No. 13 linkage group LG5, S_indicum_v1.0, whole genome shotgun sequence:
- the LOC105161347 gene encoding aquaporin TIP1-1 yields MPISRITVGRTEEATRPDALKAALAEFISTLLFVYAGEGSGMAFNKLTSDGAATPAGLIAAAVAHAFALFVAVSIAANISGGHVNPAVTFGAFVGGNISLLRGILYWIAQLLGAVVACLLLKFTTGGLTTSAFALSSGVSVWNAFIFETVMTFGLVYTVYATAVDPKRGSLGTIAPIAIGFIVGANILAGGAFDGASMNPAVSFGPAVVSWSWDNHWVYWAGPLVGGGLAGLVYELFFINQTHEQLPTTSDY; encoded by the exons ATGCCGATCAGCCGGATCACGGTGGGAAGAACGGAGGAGGCGACTCGCCCCGACGCCTTGAAGGCCGCGCTGGCGGAGTTCATCTCAACCCTACTCTTTGTGTACGCTGGGGAAGGGTCAGGGATGGCTTTCAACAAGCTCACTAGTGACGGCGCCGCCACACCCGCGGGCCTCATCGCTGCTGCCGTGGCACATGCATTTGCCCTTTTCGTGGCGGTTTCCATCGCCGCCAACATCTCCGGCGGCCACGTCAACCCCGCAGTCACTTTCGGGGCTTTTGTTGGCGGCAATATCAGCCTACTTCGCGGCATACTGTACTGGATTGCTCAGCTGCTCGGCGCAGTGGTCGCTTGCTTGCTTCTCAAGTTCACCACCGGAGGCTTG ACTACCTCTGCCTTTGCATTGTCATCTGGGGTCAGCGTCTGGAACGCCTTCATCTTTGAGACAGTGATGACTTTTGGGCTAGTGTACACCGTGTACGCCACCGCAGTGGATCCCAAGAGGGGCAGTTTGGGAACAATCGCACCAATTGCTATCGGCTTCATCGTGGGCGCCAACATCTTGGCTGGTGGAGCCTTCGATGGGGCGTCAATGAACCCAGCGGTGTCGTTCGGCCCAGCCGTGGTGAGCTGGAGCTGGGACAACCACTGGGTCTACTGGGCCGGGCCTCTAGTCGGTGGTGGGCTTGCTGGGCTCGTCTACGAGCTTTTCTTCATCAACCAGACCCATGAGCAGTTGCCAACAACCAGTGATTACTAA